The Arachis ipaensis cultivar K30076 chromosome B03, Araip1.1, whole genome shotgun sequence region TAAGGGAGTATTTCTATGAGTGTGTCTCAAAATGTAGTCTTCTATGAGGATCATTTGCCTTTTAATACAACAGTTCATGTCTTCAATTCTATATTCCCAAATTCTGTTGCTGCATCAAATCATATCTAATCATTTATATGAGAACTTGTTACATGCATATAAGGTGTTTTTCTTGGTTGTCTCTTCCATCACTGAACCCAAACACTATGATGAAGCTATTAGTCACTCTTGTTGGAGAGATGTCATTTGAGTCGAATTAAAGACTTGGGAGATGAACAAGACTTGGCAAATCATGTAATTTACTAGCTGATAGGAATTTGTTAAGAGATATCTATCATAGTTATTTCTATCAAGAGAAGATAGTTAGCAGCATGTTGTATATAAGAAATAACTTGCATTGTAAGAAAGCGTGATTTACCATATTAGTGAATTCAAAAAACTCAAaatctctctcttctttctagTAAGTTGTAACTGCTGAGACCAACCAAAAGGCAACTTAGTTTCTATGATTATTCATTCCCACGCaactttatatattaaaaaaagaaaCTAAAGAGTATAATGGTTTTCACAGTTTCATTTTAAGACAACAAGAAGAGACAGAACAGAGTCAACTCTGTTTAGCTTCAGTTGTATAATGTTAAAATGAAGGTCAAGCACCAATTCAATGAAGAAACATAAATTGAACTTTTAGcccagttttttatttttttgggtacAATACCTACCATTCAAtacaaactctctctctctctctctctctctctctctctctctctctctctctcatgttttgttttctgttttagctTTTCTATAATTGGTAACTAATTTTCCTTCTTCTGAAGTTCTGATTCATAGTTcatagaaatttctttgtgtgtATGTTGCCCTAATTAATAAACTTTGATTCTTCCGACcattattttctgcaattcttgtTACTTCTTTATATAACTTAAATTCATCCATGTTTGTTTGCTCAAGTAATAGAATATCTATGAAAATTTGAGAGGTGTTCTTGCTAGTCTTATGCACATGTTCTTGACCTTTTTTGCTTTAGCATctgattcttctttttcttaggtGCCATGATTATTAGAGTTTTAGATGATCAACTACTTTTGGTCTCATGAATATCAAAATCTTAAAAGTCACATATTTCTCACCCTAAATGTTCATTCTTGGATCTCTTTGAATATTTCATTAATTCTCTTAAAGATTTTCTGAGTTCTATATGTTAGATATTAATATTATGGATTTAcaattatgctacgtgtacacacAAATCAATCACCAAAGTCaatcaccagtataaaatacatgttggaatacaaatacacattgaaaataaattaaactacatgtatttatacacaaatagcATTTTTAAAGACTTAATACTAGGAATTTGAAATAACGAATGGAAGATAACTATATATATACTTCTGGAATTTCATGAGCCAAGTAGTTGGGGGATAATATTTGTGAGGATTCGGTACTTGACAACACACATCCTGTCGAATCTCTTTAGAGGTGGCAAGTAATGAATCCCTTAGCAAATTAGATAAAAGGGTGAATTTTTTACTTATAACATGTATATATAATGATCAGGTCTTAACCATAAAAAACTTAGATTACAAGAGATCCCAATAATACATGACATTTAAAACCTAAAATGGATCACTCCATCATTTTATAACTTACAAGAATATTAGGTTTAAGCATTTAAACTGTTTTTATAAAGTCAAAAGCCAACTATCAATAGAAGAAAATTCTAACATCATAGTCTCGGGGAATTTGATATGCAATATCTTGCAACTGTTGTGTATTCTTCTGCCATGCTGGACTCTCAACTTATGATTTTGTCTAACATTACATTGGATTGTGTCAAACAGGGATTTCCAGCAGTTGTTTGAACAGCTAAAAGGCTGAGTTTGCCAACTAGCTCCGATTTCTATGGATAAAGGTACTCAACACTTTCTAAAAGATTATTTAATGCATTAAAAACTTAAAAACGCAATGCTTTTTGCACTTAGAAGAAAAACCCTTAATATCATTAAGCAGATAACTCCTCTAAATAAATTGCATAAACATAGTTGGTAGGTTCTAATGAGAAAACAAATCATCAATTTGATGTAGTATTGACTGGTCTAACTCTGAGAATTATAAACAGTTTCTGATCCTAATTTTCCACACATAGTATTCATCCTTATCtggataatttaattaataaattatgctATAATTTTCGAATGTTGCAATTTGAATAAGTGTGACTATTACAGTAGAGTCTTGATATACTAAAAAACCAAACTGCCAAAAGCATGAAAGAGTTTTGCTGTTATTTCACCAAGGGCGAAAAAATACGATTAGTTTCTTAGAGTAAAAAAAGTAGTTGTGTAAAAATTTTAAgtgaaaaagacaaataggtccttaaTCTTTTGTCTCACGGATATTTTGGTCTTTGAAAATTAGAAAATACATTTATATCTCCGACCTCCTCAAAATTAAGACATTTAGATCCTTCCTTCCAAGTATTAGAATATTTTTTTGGGAAGTATTTTTCGTatcataaatttataattatgtAATTATGGGAaggatttattttttaaatcacGTTTTTAAATTAATTGGCTTCCAATATTAAAAAGATTGTCCTATTTTTAAATTGTTCATTcattttgttttatatattattataatttttaaaaacttttaNNNNNNNNNNNNNNNNNNNNNNNNNNNNNNNNNNNNNNNNNNNNNNNNNNNNNNNNNNNNNNNNNNNNNNNNNNNNNNNNNNNNNNNNNNNNNNNNNNNNNNNNNNNNNNNNNNNNNNNNNNNNNNNNNNNNNNNNNNNNNNNNNNNNNNNNNNNNNNNNNNNNNNNNNNNNNNNNNNNNNNNNNNNNNNNNNNNNNNNNNNNNNNNNNNNagcatttttataaaattttaaaattttttattgtaaatattttttgtaattaTTGTAAATGACTTAGaagatgttatgagtactataaaaatttgtaatgtactTGATTTACTTGTTCGTGTATCAAAATACAGTAAATCGAATTAAGTGGTTTTGATTCGAAACCAATGTATTTGATTTACTTTGAACATGGTTAGACTTTTagtcatagttgtcagaaccgaaccggtgatcgaaccggtcaggtcACTGGATCACTGGATCACTGGTTCAACCGTTGGGTtactggttgaaccggttgactcggtcttatataaataaaaaataaaaaataaaagtttaaaattaaaatttaaaatacatatttttactaacattttaaaatatcAAGTTATTTTAAAACAATATGGAACATgaacaataaatattttattatttttactctatcataaatatttttattttgtttttatattaaaataactattatttttaaattttaataataatggCCTGGTGGTTGTGGAGCTTTTTGGTTTCCTTGAGGGCAGGGATTCAAACCCTACTTCAAGCATTTTGGAAATATTTTCTTCCAAGTGGTTCGGTCAGACCACCTCACCGGTTCGCACCGGTTCAATTTCTTGTGCGGTTCAAACACTGGACCGGACCGATATAGGGTCCGGTTTtccggtcgaaccggccggtccggtccgatttttacaactaaaaaaaactaatttcagaACATGCATGTAACGTAGAACCATTAAGGACATTTAAGAAATATTATACTCCATTAGATTTCTTTTATGTCATTTACCCAAAATTTGATGTACAATTATGTAACATCTTTATTATTGGTGCACCTAAGTTAGATGCATAGCACTGTTCAAATATAGTACACTTGCACTAGCAGGTTTGGATTGCTGTATAGTGTTCACTACTTTTCACTGTAAAGCATTCATTTATAGGGAATTTAGAACTATGAAGAAATAACTTGATCCAACACACTTACCATGAATTGTGATTCACTTTGATGTCACAGGTCTTGCTAATGAAGAGACTGTTAATTTGCGAAACGGAGTCGAATTGGCCACATCAGTCTCTGATAAACATGTTAATCTTTTGAGGCCAAGTGTACCAAGTTATCCAATTTTTAGAGGTAATTCATTTCcatttatttgtattctatttagAGATATTGATCTGATAATGTACCAACTACCAAACAAAAAGTAAAGAGAGATGCTAGAAGCATTTGTAAGCATGATACTTGTGTATAAAAAATCAACTACTAAATcaatataaaatatgtgttaaaatacaaaatacacaaaCATATAGTAGTTGATTTTTAGTATACAAACTCTTTGATCAAGTTCTTCTAAAACACTGTCAATTGTCGTGGCAGCTCAAGCGCCAGATGACACAGAGCAAGAAAAGGGAAAATATTATTTGATTAGAGATCCAGAGGACTTGCAAATTGGACTTTATGACAAACCCCTTCCATGTTTTGGCTGCGGAATTGGATGGTTCTCGTAAGTATTTTACATATCAATTTATAAATTCCTTTCTTCACtttgttcttcttgttcttgtcTTAGGCCTCTCATGACTTTTGCTTGTTATTTCAGATTCCTTTTAGGATTTGTATGTCCACCTCTGTGGTACTTTGCAACAATTCTCTATTTCAGAAATTACTATCGAAAGGATCCTAGGGAAAGGGCTGGTCTTGGAGCCTCCGCAATTACAGTAACTTCTTTCCCTCTATACATATATTTAACAATGTTACAACGAAATTTATGTCTTATTAGAACAATCAACAAATGTGTGTCCATCGTGTTTATGTCACTTGGTAACAATGTGCAAGTAAATCCTGAAAATCTAATCGGTTATTGGTTTAACCAAATTTTAATCAGagttgaatttattattttaaatcagTTAATTACAAAAAAATCACATTATTCAACCAATTTTACCAATCTTTTCGATTTTTAATTGATTCGTTGTCAAAAGATTTTTACTTTGAACTAGATCGATCTGATGGCTGATTCGATCCCGTTCTCAAAACCGCAGTGTAACTATCTCTACGCGTTTAAATAGCCTAAAGGTACACTAAGATGTTTAGTGAAGCTATTAAAATCCATGCTTCCATTCTTGTTTTTTTCAACAGAGATAAAGTTTCATGGAAGACTTGAACCATTCATCACACAATCACATAGATAATAGTGTAGTTTTTGTCACTTAATTGCAACTCACTCTATCACTTCATAAATGCCAATGTGGTGTTGATCAACTTGCAGGCATTATTGTGCACCGTAGCATTGCTAATCATAGCAGCTATTCTTCTGTTGCGGTCCCTTTAATTCTTGGGCTGAAATTGAGAAGCAAAACAAGAAGTGGCATCACAAACAATTCCACTTGTATATATGAGTTTCCAAAAATCTGAAATGAAAATCACATCCTTATTATTAATCACATTTATGTATTAAATATCAAAGCATGTACATCAGAAATCACACGGTAACAGGGTGCATTTGAAAGCTAAATACCAGGATAGGAATGTTCGGAGTCAAATTCTGAAATGTATCACACATTATTAATCACAATTCTCTCTTATTCCTTTTGGACCACTGTTTTGATCTGACTTAGTTAGGAAATACTTttgcaaaataaaaatttatgctACTTTTTTGTACCAAACATGGTATCTCTTTTTTTCTTAtagttatttttgtatttattcggagttaaattttattctttaattattgaattatattAATTAGCTGAATAGTCTTTGTCTTTTATTGGCCTTCTGTTATGAAATCATGGACTACTACACTACTGCTAAGAGGCTCTCAAAGAAATCTAGCGTCAGAGACCTCTGTTCGTACTTTTAGTTGTGGTTACAAGTTTATGAGATTAGGAGATCGGAGATCTTAATTTGAGTGACGTTAAAATTAGATTGGGAAGACTACCTGCAAGACACTTCGATACCTAAGTCAGAAATATTTATAGATGTTAGTATTTGTTAAAGTTTATCTGATGAGTTCCCTTTCTCTTTATTCATTTTTCCTAAGGTAATGATTTTCTAGGTATTTACCATCTTTAATGTCTGTTTTAATGTCATAGTTTGTTAGTTTTATGAGATCACGACTTTATTAGTCTTAATAATATACCCGTTAATTAGTAACATAATATTCTCATTTAACTATGATTTTGAACGGCTGATCTTGTCTAGAACAGTGCCCCAACTAACTCGGATTTCTCGATTTAATGATCTTGTCGAGGGTACCTAAGTTTACAAGAGCAGACTTAAATGATTTTttcatttattaaattttaagtgCGAAAAATCTTTGAAAAGCTTTTCACTTTCATGCTTGTTGTAACTTTTTTCGGTTTACGAACCGTGAGGTTATTACAACTTTTTTCTCCATCAATCAATGTCACATTAAGTTTTAATTAAATAACTCCATTTTAACTTTCACTTTTCATTTTCTCAAAATATTTTCTCTCTCCAAAGAACTTCCCCAAGGTTTCCCTCatcttttttcttgttttttcttcTCTGCTTCTATTTCAGTGCAGAGAGGCTAGCTTTTCGTGATCACCAACAATCAAATTATTCAATAATCTTCAAAAATCAAGTAAGGttttttccttttactttttaTCATTCAATCCATCAGTATTTGTATTTTATGTAAATTTTTTTCACTTTGCAACCTTCATTTTTCTTCATTGTCACATGCATTTCTTCCATGACTCTCGTTTTCATTTTCACAGATTAGGCTAACGTAGTAGGAGTACCACTATTTTAGTTTTTCCTAATTCTAGTAGTGTTGACTTAGGTTTTATTTATCCCATTTAATTTCTAGGTTTTCTCGCACCTTTCTGAGTATTCTAGAATTTGGTGggttttttttgaattttctagGTAGATTTCGAAGTTTTCTCTTTGTAACATAGTGGTGGTACCCCTATAGATTTTTTCCTAAGATGCTGAGAAAAAAGGTTGTTGTAACTCGTGAGCGTGCTGGCACTTCCAAACTCCCGAGGACCCGACCTATTCCCGTGCCTCCAACCAATCCAGGTAGTGAGCTCGAGGTGTATATCTACTCTTGGATTTCTGAGTAAGTGAAATCGACACCTTCTTTCATTACCCAAGAGGAATTAGATAACTTACAAGAATCCGGGACCATCTTTAACTCTGACTTAGGTAATTTATATGTACTGTTGGTTCTGGGTCCAATGAACACTTATGCCATATAAATGAACATGCCGAAACGCCTCCGAAATGGCTGTGGATGTATGAGACCCTGTTTTTTCGATTTGGAGTCCGACTTCCATTTTCTGACTTTCAAATGAACGTTTTGAAGCACACTGGATGTgctccttctcaacttcacccgaaTAGCTGGGCTATCATTCGCAGCTTTGAATTATTATGTTCATTCTTAGATCTCAAATTTTCTATTAgagtctttttttattttttattttttactttaaccATGCCTTTTAGTTTCTAAGGCCACAGGTTTATCTCTTTCCGAGGTAATCCCAATAGaagaatatttaatttttttcaggAATCCTACAAcggatttaaagaaaaaaattttcaaaattgaaagGGTGGAGGGTACAACACCTTTTTTCATGACTTTAGAGGAATAAAAAAGGTAAAACCTCTATTAGAATTTTAATGCCTCATCCTCGAAGATCCGAGTTCATGGCATTACTGCTTCCAAACTCGTGAGCATTAACATGCTCATTAGTCTATGGAACGAATGCCCCCTTAGCTTGAGAGATATTATAGTTGATGAGCATGCTGCTCGAAACAACATTAGCAAATTTTATGTTCTCAGCGCttgttttcgaaattttgaattcctttcttcCAACTTTATGAACttataaaaatctttttctttggcAGTCCCCATGGTTGAAGGAATTGTAGCTATTGCTGCTATGAAGAAGAGGTTACAATCTCAATCCAACCTCCCGATTAACCCTAGTGGCAACAGGGTGTCTTTGTCGACCACAATGAGCAATCTGCCACTGCCTCCCAGGTTTGAAGGAAGCAGAGAAAGACAGGGTTTTGAAGACCATAATTTGGAAGAAGATTTTCCTGCCAACTCTCTAGAGAAGCAGAGGCCAAAGAAAAAAAGTAAAGAGCCTTCTGATTTCCTTTCTTCGACTTCATTTGGTTGTGTGCTGGAGAAAGAATTTTGGGCTCTTGACTTTGTGGACATACTCCTGCTGACTGAGGATACCCGATTGGGACTTGCTAAGATGCCCTTGGAGGACACCTTTCCTCAAGTTTAGATGTTGCTCCTTTGCTCAGATGCCTATGTCTGAGACGCCGAGGTGGAGATCTTGAACTTTTGTGCTGAGTTTGCGGTGAAGGATAGAGAAACTTCCAATGTCAACTCGTAAGTTAAGAGCCTAAACACTTCATTTGCCATCCATCAAGAGGAGCAAACCACCCTTCAAGGTGATGTAACAAACTTGAAGGAGGCAAAGTCTTCTTTAGATTTGAAGGTGAAAAATCTGAAGAAACAAGTTTTTAAGCTTATGACTCAAATTGAAACCCTTGACACATTAGATAAGCGAGCTGAGCGCGTTGTTGTAGACAGGATATTTGATGCCGAGCAGAATATCCTTGACCAAATCAGACTCTTAGCTCCCGACTTGGACGTTTCCGAGGTTAGTGTTTTCAAAAAAATGGTAGATGAAAAAGATGTAGAAATTTTATAATTcctttttttgaaatttgaagtgTTTTGAACTAGGCAATTCGTATTACCTTTTATGGACAAACATTTTCTTGTTTATTCGGGACATCGTTATCTCTTCTGTAAACTTTTAAACAAAATTTGATTAGGTTAAGTCGTTACCACCTTTATTGCCTTTTAAATTTTGTGACTTGTGCTTTTACTGCTTTCTGATACTAGCATTTAATGCGCCTATTCATCGATGCTTTTTGATAAATGCGTTACTACTTGGCCGTTTGGCTTCAACATTCAATTAAGGATAGGTATTTGATATACCATTGTACCATTATTAACACTTACACATGAAAaatgaaataacaacaaaatgcACGCAATTTAAATGACAATCATTCAAAAATTAGATCACGTTGTATTattaatgaatttttttaaaaaaagtgatCAGGCCTCTTTGAAAACCTAAGGTATAGAAAAAGAgttcatttattttattacaGGATGCTCCTAAGAATAATAATACCTTTCAAgtgaacagcattccaacttctTGGGACGTTGGAACCATCTAGGTTCCCCTTTGCCCAGATTCTCTTTAACCCTAAAGGAACCTTCCTAGTTAGAGCCAACTTTCCCTGGGATGCCGAGGTCCTGGCATCAACTTGCTTCAATACCAAGGCTCCTGCTTGGAAGTTCTTTGATTTCACCTTGGTATTATACCTTTTAGCAACTCTTTGCTTCAAGGCTTGTTCTGCTAGGTTGGTTGCTGCCTTTACCTCGTCAATTAGGTCAAGACCTTCATGCTGTATCAAACTCCTAAGAAGAATTCATGGACTGGGCTCTCCAATGTCTACTAGGATCACTGCTTCTTCCCCATAGGTAAGTCAGAATAGTGTTTTTCCAGTAGAGAACTGAGTTGTAATACGATAGAACCATATCACTGACCATAGCTCATCAGCCCATGATCTTGGAATGTCGTCTAATCGCTTCTTCAACCCTTTTAGAATTACCTTGTTTGCAGTTTTAGTCTGTCCATTTTCTTGAGGGTACTCTACTGAGGCAAAGATTTGCTGAATTCCCAGTCTACTGAATAGTTCACAAAATTTGGAGTCCGTGAACTGCGTCCCGTTATCTATGACGATTGCCTTAGAAATTCCAAACCTAGCGAGAACTTCTCCCCAGACAAACTTCTGACATTAGTTTGAGGTGATGCTCGCTAGCGGCATAtcttcaatccactttgtgaaatagtctatggCCACTATTAGGTACTTTACTTTACCAGGCCCTTGAGGGAATAGACCTAATAAATCCATTTCCCACTTTGCAAATGGTCGTGTCAAAATTATAGAGATGAGTTTATAAGGTGGGGCTTGATGATAATTGCCATGGAGTTGGCACTTTTGACAGTTCTTTACATACTCCATAACATCTTTAATAATAGTGAGCCAATAATATTAAGCTCTAATGACCTTCTAACCTAATGATTTTCCGCCCAAGTGATGTCCATAACACCCTTTGTGGATCTCCTACAATATGTAAACCCCGTAAAAATCAGTGAATAGttaatcaataaattagtttttaataaaaaaaattagaaatatgaattttatagtttaatgaggtagagctaattaaaataataatttttgacactaattttaaaaaatttggcccaagattgggccgcaCGGGCCAAACCAGACCCGTATTGGGCCAAAGGCCCAACCCACACTCCACTAACACCATGAGCTCAGCTCATTCCTTCCCAAACTCATGAGAAACACGCTGCTGAGGAAAGAACAAGGGAAGGAGAACAAAACCTTTGGCTTTGATTCAAACCACCATATCTTCTCACTTTAAGCTCCAATCGCCCTACCGGTTGTAGCCACGCGTCTGCAGcgttgagctctacaaagcccagtgcCTAATTTGGTAAGAAAGTCTTAGTTTTAATCTCAGTTATTCCTTCTCCAAATTTTGAAATTGTATAAGTGGGTGTTgagattttgatttttttctgTTATAGAATctgattagcttgagaaaaatacTTAATCTTGCTTTATTGGTGCTTGAGTAAGGTGAGAATTTTAGAACCCTAGCTAATTCCTTGATTAAGTGTGTTGGGTATTGAATTTTGGATATTTATATGTGATAATATGTGTTAGGTGCGTATATATGTAAATTGGAGCTTAATTGTGGATGTTGAATGCTTGGTGAAAACTATGGAGGCTGGATTTTGGAAGTTGAACTTGTGGCTTGCTTAGTGGGTTGTCTTTGGGTTATAaga contains the following coding sequences:
- the LOC107634441 gene encoding uncharacterized protein LOC107634441 — protein: MDKGLANEETVNLRNGVELATSVSDKHVNLLRPSVPSYPIFRAQAPDDTEQEKGKYYLIRDPEDLQIGLYDKPLPCFGCGIGWFSFLLGFVCPPLWYFATILYFRNYYRKDPRERAGLGASAITALLCTVALLIIAAILLLRSL